The DNA sequence GCGCTGACGGTCGCCGAGGCCGGCGGCCCGACGCGACACGTCGATGCCGGCCTCCTCCATCACCTTGGAGACCTTCGCCGGGCCCCAGCCCGGGACGCTCTTCAGCAGATCGGCGACCTTGGTCTTGCCGACGATCTGGTCGGTCTTCGCGCGACCCAGCACAGCGGGGATGGTCTCCTCGCCGCTGGCGATCTTGTCGCGGAGCTCCTTGCGGGCGGTACGGGCCGCAGCCGCCTTCTTGAGCGCCTCGGCGCGCTGCTCCGGGGTCAGGGTGGGCAGAGCCATCGCTGACAACTCCTCTCGGTTCACGCACCCCGCTCACCGGGGTGGACTGCTATCTCCGATCGCGGTACAGACTGGCAGAGACATCGCCACGACCTGCGGGAACCCCCTCTTCAGGGCGTGTCGGGCCTGGTGGCGCCCTTCCGTGGCGCTGTTCACCGCACCCGGGCGACCGCCCGTCGCACATTCGACGAGTGGGGCTGTTGCCGCAGGTCAGCGGGATGAAGCAGCGGAAGCGGTGACGGCGGGCTCACCCCTCGAGCACGGAGCGCAGTCCCGCGAGATCCCAGAGGGTCCGGACCTCGTCGATCCGGCCCTGCCGGACCCGCACCAGCTGCACCGCCAGCACCTCCGCCGCGCGCCCGGTGGCGGCGAGCCCGGGCAGCAGCCACGGCAGCTCCCGGTCGTGGGTGAAGCCGACGCGGACCTCGTCGACGACCCGGCGGACGTCGACGGTGCGGGACAACCGGGTCCGGGTCAGCCCGGACGGCCGGGCACCGGCGACGGCGGCCAGGTGCGCGGCGACCGCGTCCCGGCCGTGACCCCCGGCGCCGGTGGGCAGCTCGGTCCAGCTCACGTCGGTGGCGAGCGCGGCCGTCGCCGGGCCGGGGTCGCCGGTGTCGTAGAGCGCGTCGGCCGCAGTGTCCCAGAGCCGTGCGATGTCGCGCATC is a window from the Pseudonocardia sp. HH130629-09 genome containing:
- a CDS encoding ester cyclase, encoding MTPAMQVLMRDIARLWDTAADALYDTGDPGPATAALATDVSWTELPTGAGGHGRDAVAAHLAAVAGARPSGLTRTRLSRTVDVRRVVDEVRVGFTHDRELPWLLPGLAATGRAAEVLAVQLVRVRQGRIDEVRTLWDLAGLRSVLEG
- the mihF gene encoding integration host factor, actinobacterial type, with product MALPTLTPEQRAEALKKAAAARTARKELRDKIASGEETIPAVLGRAKTDQIVGKTKVADLLKSVPGWGPAKVSKVMEEAGIDVSRRAAGLGDRQRAALIEKVG